One part of the Humulus lupulus chromosome 9, drHumLupu1.1, whole genome shotgun sequence genome encodes these proteins:
- the LOC133800914 gene encoding putative germin-like protein 2-1 has protein sequence MASNNHNLLIMLALFAITCSIVLASDPSPLQDFCVKESNSPVLVNGFACKDPKLVEANDFFYSGLNMPGNTSNPVGSKVTLINVEKIPGLNTLGISLARVDYEPLGLNPPHTHPRATELFTVIQGTIQAGFVTSNPENRFITKILHEGDVFVFPKGMVHFQRNIGHSKALAISTLSSHNPGIVTIANTVFGSNPDIPADILAKAFQVDKNVVLNVQSKF, from the exons ATGGCTTCTAATAATCATAATTTGCTTATCATGTTGGCATTATTCGCCATAACTTGTTCCATTGTCTTGGCATCTGATCCTAGTCCCCTTCAAGATTTTTGTGTCAAAGAATCGAACAGCCCAG TGCTAGTGAATGGCTTTGCCTGTAAGGATCCGAAACTCGTTGAAGCCAATGACTTCTTCTACAGTGGGCTTAACATGCCAGGGAACACATCAAACCCAGTGGGCTCCAAAGTGACTCTAATAAATGTAGAGAAGATTCCTGGGCTCAATACTTTGGGCATCTCATTGGCACGTGTGGACTACGAACCATTGGGCCTTAACCCACCTCACACACATCCCCGAGCCACTGAGCTGTTCACTGTTATACAAGGCACCATCCAAGCGGGCTTTGTCACATCAAACCCAGAAAATCGTTTCATAACAAAGATACTTCACGAGGGAGATGTGTTTGTTTTCCCAAAGGGTATGGTGCACTTTCAGAGAAATATTGGGCATAGTAAGGCCTTGGCTATTTCTACTTTGAGTAGCCACAATCCTGGGATTGTTACTATTGCAAATACTGTGTTTGGATCTAATCCTGACATCCCCGCCGATATTCTAGCCAAGGCTTTTCAAGTGGATAAGAATGTAGTTTTGAATGTTCAGTCAAAGTTTTAG